One Mycobacteroides abscessus ATCC 19977 genomic window carries:
- the sfnG gene encoding dimethylsulfone monooxygenase SfnG → MTTERISDHVKFAYWVPNVSGGLVTSTIEQRTDWGYDYNVKLARTAEDNGFEYALTQVRYEASYGAEYQHESTSFSLALLLATERLKVIAAVHPGLWQPGVLAKLGATADHLSGGRFAVNVVSGWFKDEFTHLGEPWLEHDERYRRSAEFLQVLRKIWTEDDVDFRGDFYRIHDFTLKPKPLHTPELFQGGNSTAARRNGGLYSDWYFSNGKDFAGITDQIVEVRDHARTVGREVNIALNGFIIARDTEAEARDVLREIVEKANRPAVEGFRAAVQQAGAATGDKKGMWADSSFEDLVQYNDGFRTQLIGTPEQIAERIAAYRRRGVDLILGGFLHFQEEIEYFGAKVLPLVREIEAADSQETLSEYRVPVLS, encoded by the coding sequence ATGACGACCGAACGGATCTCCGACCACGTCAAATTCGCCTACTGGGTCCCCAACGTCAGCGGCGGGCTGGTTACCAGCACCATCGAACAGCGCACCGACTGGGGTTACGACTACAACGTCAAGCTGGCGCGCACGGCCGAGGACAACGGCTTCGAGTACGCGCTGACCCAGGTGCGTTACGAGGCGAGTTACGGCGCCGAGTATCAGCACGAATCCACCAGCTTTTCTCTCGCGTTACTGCTGGCCACCGAGCGGCTGAAGGTGATCGCCGCCGTGCATCCCGGGCTTTGGCAGCCGGGCGTGCTGGCCAAGCTGGGTGCCACCGCGGACCATCTCTCGGGCGGCCGTTTCGCCGTCAACGTGGTCTCGGGGTGGTTCAAGGATGAGTTCACCCACTTGGGCGAACCCTGGCTCGAGCACGACGAACGGTACCGGCGCAGTGCCGAATTCCTCCAAGTGCTGCGCAAGATCTGGACCGAAGACGATGTCGACTTCCGCGGCGACTTCTACCGGATTCACGATTTCACGTTGAAGCCGAAGCCGCTGCACACCCCCGAGCTGTTCCAGGGCGGCAACTCCACAGCGGCCCGGCGCAACGGCGGTCTCTACTCCGACTGGTACTTCTCCAACGGCAAGGACTTCGCCGGTATCACCGACCAGATCGTGGAGGTCCGGGACCACGCCCGCACCGTCGGTCGCGAGGTCAATATCGCGCTCAACGGTTTCATCATCGCCCGTGACACCGAGGCCGAAGCGCGCGACGTGCTGCGGGAGATCGTCGAGAAGGCCAATCGGCCCGCCGTGGAGGGCTTCCGTGCGGCCGTTCAGCAGGCGGGTGCCGCCACCGGTGACAAAAAGGGAATGTGGGCAGACTCCTCGTTCGAAGATCTTGTCCAATACAACGACGGATTCCGTACCCAGCTCATCGGCACACCCGAGCAGATCGCAGAGCGGATCGCCGCCTACCGCCGCCGGGGTGTGGACCTGATTTTGGGCGGCTTCCTGCACTTCCAAGAGGAGATCGAATACTTCGGTGCGAAGGTGCTGCCACTGGTCCGCGAGATCGAGGCGGCCGACTCTCAGGAAACGCTCAGCGAATACAGGGTGCCGGTCTTGAGCTAA